In Rhipicephalus microplus isolate Deutch F79 chromosome 9, USDA_Rmic, whole genome shotgun sequence, one genomic interval encodes:
- the LOC142771855 gene encoding uncharacterized protein LOC142771855 codes for MDRRVDRKRRTKYRTKYAYGKRKRKPPVGKTKQSAAIESDEPSTASPPSYVSSEADTCSLPMLGSEAYDAGPSTRREVAVRPERERSFVFAAAGDDAVPAVQSDGESTPGSDTEDPGPSTSRGITVRCEREKSFVFAAADDDVVPAVQDVGDRLPQRKRTVQIHLEPRFVSSEGAEKQASSVRDAVREVSATERKFGFAQQTEQTSATKEDEFTLIQVSAVNSLIGPALCPKCCKKTLSVQHGTKLGLAVKLVLLCASCGPIHSPWSSSRKSEGRAFEVNLRAMQAIKSIGKGPTALNDFWATMNVSHRGIHQKTYQEHLKKTFKPGAEEAAQNIFADAVLAVKDVYSKMQPSSPNNITVVYDGTWLTRGHSSHIGVGCIIEFYTGLVLDCTVLSNFCLGCCQQPAESDPNFVTWAEKHQCQKNTDVGSGQMEVEAALTLFRRSVSRYGLRYTNIICDGDSRTYLALCKDEVYGFIPLTKEDCVNHVQKRMGTALRTLVTRAKKGEPLGGRGGLTQELIKKLTSYYGLALRKHTSVPDMQRAVMATFYHVTSTDDEPHHELCPPGPDSWCKHRSAQAKMEPAPPHRYNLSKRVAEALLPVYQRLSDPQLLERCKGNKTQNAAESLHSVIWSLTSKDQHASLFAVETTVHEAVARYNFGNLRAYTEMCKSVGIKPASLALQRAEEKDQQRKRKARSAEKMKEKGHKKTLASKDTKYYSPGAF; via the coding sequence TTACGGGAAGCGTAAACGCAAGCCTCCTGTTGGGAaaacgaagcagtcagcagcgattGAATCAGACGAACCGAGTACCGCGTCGCCACCAAGCTACGTGTCGTCGGAAGCCGACACCTGCTCGCTGCCGATGCTCGGCAGTGAGGCCTATGACGCGGGGCCGTCAACTAGGCGCGAGGTTGCGGTGCGGCCTGAACGCGAAAGAAGTTTCGTTTTCGCTGCGGCGGGTGACGATGCGGTGCCGGCTGTTCAAAGTGACGGTGAATCGACGCCTGGCAGTGACACTGAAGACCCGGGGCCATCAACTAGCCGCGGCATCACGGTGCGGTGTGAACGCGAGAAAAGTTTCGTTTTCGCGGCGGCGGACGACGACGTGGTGCCAGCTGTCCAGGATGTCGGCGATCGTTTGCCTCAGCGGAAGCGCACCGTTCAAATACACCTGGAACCTCGTTTCGTGTCCTCGGAAGGcgccgagaagcaagccagcagTGTCCGCGATGCAGTTCGCGAGGTGTCGGCAACGGAGCGGAAGTTCGGGTTCGCGCAGCAAACGGAGCAAACATCGGCAACAAAAGAGGATGAGTTCACCCTAATTCAGGTTTCTGCCGTGAATTCCCTAATAGGACCTGCACTCTGCCCAAAATGTTGTAAGAAGACTTTGTCAGTGCAGCATGGGACAAAATTGGGCCTGGCAGTAAAACTGGTACTTTTGTGTGCTTCCTGTGGCCCTATTCATTCACCTTGGTCATCCAGTAGAAAATCCGAAGGAAGGGCTTTTGAAGTCAACCTAAGAGCCATGCAAGCAATCAAGTccattggaaaagggcccactgcCCTGAATGACTTCTGGGCTACAATGAATGTCTCTCATCGGGGCATTCATCAAAAAACCTATCAGGAACAcctaaaaaaaacattcaaaccaGGAGCAGAGGAAGCTGCACAAAACATCTTTGCAGATGCTGTGCTTGCGGTAAAAGACGTGTACAGTAAGATGCAGCCATCAAGCCCAAACAACATCACAGTTGTGTATGACGGCACGTGGCTTACAAGAGGCCACAGCTCACACATTGGGGTAGGATGTATTATTGAGTTTTACACGGGGCTTGTGCTGGATTGCACAGTCCTTTCCAACTTCTGTCTTGGGTGTTGTCAACAACCAGCAGAGAGCGACCCCAACTTCGTCACTTGGGCTGAGAAACATCAATGTCAGAAGAATACTGATGTTGGCTCCGGACAGATGGAAGTGGAGGCTGCTCTGACACTTTTCAGGCGCTCTGTCAGCAGGTATGGCCTCCGCTACACCAACATTATATGTGATGGTGACAGCCGAACCTATCTTGCTCTGTGCAAAGATGAGGTGTACGGCTTCATACCACTGACCAAAGAAGACTGCGTGAACCATGTGCAGAAGAGAATGGGCACCGCTCTCCGCACACTGGTGACAAGAGCTAAGAAAGGGGAGCCATTGGGTGGGAGAGGTGGACTGACGCAGGAGTTGATTAAAAAACTGACCAGCTACTACGGGTTAGCCTTGCGAAAACACACAAGTGTCCCTGACATGCAAAGGGCCGTGATGGCCACTTTTTATCACGTCAcgtccaccgacgacgagcctCACCATGAGCTCTGCCCACCTGGCCCTGATAGCTGGTGCAAACATCGTTCAGCACAGGCCAAAATGGAGCCAGCACCACCTCACAGGTATAACCTGTCGAAACGTGTAGCGGAGGCTCTGCTGCCTGTATACCAACGTCTCTCTGACCCGCAACTGTTGGAGCGATGCAAAGGCAACAAAACTCAGAATGCGGCGGAAAGCTTGCATTCAGTTATTTGGTCACTGACTTCAAAGGACCAACACGCttcattgttcgcagtggagacaACAGTACATGAAGCAGTTGCACGCTACAATTTTGGGAATTTGCGAGCCTACACTGAAATGTGCAAGTCCGTGGGCATCAAACCTGCTAGCCTCGCCCTTCAAAGAGCTGAAGAAAAAGACCagcaaagaaaacgaaaagcacgcagtgcagaaaaaatgaaagagaaaggacATAAGAAGACCCTCGCAAGCAAAGACACAAAGTATTACAGTCCCGGGGCATTTTGA